From Skermanella sp. TT6, a single genomic window includes:
- a CDS encoding aminotransferase: MTAKVGNPLFRDMPTTVFEVMSQLALKHRAINLGQGFPDDRGPADVLRAAADALLDGYNQYPSMMGTPELRQAVAAHARRFYGLEVDWAREVLVTSGATEALGACLLGLIEPGDEVVLFEPMYDSYLPIVRLAGGIPRIVTLKAPDWSFTREDLERVFGPKTKALVLNNPLNPVGKVYSRAELELIGEFMRRFDAYAVCDEVYEHLVFDGARHIPLITIPGLRDRCLRVGSAGKTFSLTGWKIGYVTGVPELLQPVAKAHQFMTFTTAPNLQAGVAYGLAKEEAYFTGLAASMQAKRDRLAAGLREAGLSVLHSGGTYFLIADISSTGFDGDDVAFCLKLTEEAGVTAIPVSAFFAESPVRNFIRFCFCKQDALLDEAVARLKRYF; this comes from the coding sequence ATGACCGCCAAAGTCGGCAACCCTCTCTTCCGCGACATGCCCACCACCGTGTTCGAGGTGATGTCGCAACTGGCCCTCAAGCATCGGGCTATCAATCTGGGGCAGGGGTTTCCCGACGACCGCGGCCCGGCCGACGTGCTCCGGGCGGCGGCCGACGCGCTGCTGGACGGCTACAACCAGTACCCCTCCATGATGGGAACGCCGGAGCTTCGCCAGGCCGTCGCCGCCCACGCCCGCCGGTTCTACGGGCTGGAGGTGGACTGGGCGCGCGAGGTCCTGGTGACCTCCGGCGCCACCGAGGCGCTGGGCGCCTGCCTGCTGGGGCTGATCGAGCCGGGCGACGAGGTCGTCCTGTTCGAGCCGATGTACGACAGCTACCTGCCCATCGTCCGGCTGGCCGGCGGCATTCCCCGCATCGTGACGCTCAAGGCGCCGGACTGGAGCTTCACCCGCGAGGACCTGGAGCGGGTGTTCGGCCCGAAGACCAAGGCGCTGGTGCTCAACAACCCGCTGAACCCCGTCGGCAAGGTCTATTCCCGCGCCGAGCTGGAGCTGATCGGCGAGTTCATGCGGCGCTTCGACGCCTACGCGGTCTGCGACGAGGTGTACGAGCACCTGGTCTTCGACGGCGCCCGCCACATCCCGCTGATCACGATCCCGGGGCTGCGCGACCGCTGCCTGCGGGTCGGCTCCGCCGGCAAGACCTTCTCGCTGACCGGGTGGAAGATCGGCTACGTGACGGGGGTGCCGGAGCTGCTCCAGCCCGTCGCCAAGGCCCACCAGTTCATGACCTTCACGACCGCGCCCAACCTCCAGGCCGGGGTCGCCTATGGCTTGGCCAAGGAGGAGGCTTATTTCACCGGACTCGCCGCGTCGATGCAGGCCAAGCGCGACCGGCTGGCCGCCGGCCTGCGCGAGGCCGGGCTGTCGGTGCTGCACAGCGGCGGCACCTATTTCCTGATCGCCGACATCTCCTCCACCGGATTCGACGGCGACGACGTGGCCTTCTGCCTGAAGCTGACGGAAGAGGCCGGCGTCACCGCGATCCCGGTCAGCGCCTTCTTCGCCGAAAGCCCGGTGCGCAATTTCATCCGGTTCTGCTTCTGCAAGCAGGATGCGCTGCTCGACGAGG
- a CDS encoding (deoxy)nucleoside triphosphate pyrophosphohydrolase codes for MNCFDPDSTPEPGKPVLLVVAVALVDPDGRVLLAQRPEGKSLAGLWEFPGGKVHEGESPEYALVRELREELGIETAGSCLAPFTFASHRYESFHLLMPLYVCRVWQGTVAPLEGQSLAWVRPNDMGKYPMPPADKPLVAMLRDLL; via the coding sequence ATGAACTGCTTCGACCCCGACTCGACTCCGGAGCCCGGCAAGCCGGTGCTTCTGGTGGTCGCGGTGGCCCTGGTCGATCCGGACGGCCGCGTCCTCCTGGCCCAGCGGCCGGAGGGCAAGTCGCTCGCCGGCCTGTGGGAGTTCCCCGGGGGCAAGGTCCATGAGGGGGAGAGCCCGGAATACGCGCTGGTCCGCGAATTGCGGGAAGAGCTGGGGATCGAGACGGCGGGAAGCTGCCTCGCCCCCTTCACCTTCGCCTCGCACCGCTACGAGAGCTTCCACCTGCTGATGCCGCTCTATGTCTGCCGCGTCTGGCAGGGCACGGTCGCCCCGCTGGAAGGCCAGTCCCTGGCCTGGGTGCGGCCCAACGACATGGGCAAATACCCCATGCCCCCGGCCGACAAGCCCCTGGTCGCGATGCTGCGGGACCTGCTGTAG